Proteins encoded together in one Monomorium pharaonis isolate MP-MQ-018 chromosome 8, ASM1337386v2, whole genome shotgun sequence window:
- the LOC105833379 gene encoding odorant receptor 49b: MLFAYLQFACGVFKIASYRIKNAIEIYTQSINLRNKIVVYENLIYGVHIHRKAIMFSKYLISNFEMSFMFLIAFGVLTLSLNTFRLFQILSSTFINIEELSVTCVVTYCCIIYMFLANFIGQEITDHYNLMFITTYEVQWYIAPLYIQRFILFLLLRGNKSFGLNVGGLFVSSLQCFATLVNASLSYFVLMYSVGN, translated from the exons ATGCTCTTTGCATATCTTCAATTTGCATGCGGAGTGTTTAAAATTGCTAG tTACCGTATTAAGAATGCAATAGAAATTTAcacacaaagtattaatctaagaaacaaaattgtcGTTTATGAGAATCTTATTTATGGTGTACATATTCATCGAAAAGCAATAAT gttttccaaatatttaatatctaattttgaGATGTCATTCatgtttttaatagcgttCGGAGTTCTTACTTTGAGTCTTAATACTTTCCGA CTTTTTCAGATTCTGTCGTCtacgtttattaatattgaggAACTTTCAGTAACTTGTGTTGTAACATAttgttgtattatatatatgtttttagcCAATTTTATCGGACAAGAAATTACAGATCACTATAATCTCATGTTTATTACTac GTACGAAGTCCAGTGGTACATAGCtccattatatatacaaagatttatactatttttattattaagaggCAATAAATCTTTTGGCTTGAATGTCGGTGGATTGTTCGTGTCGTCCTTACAATGTTTTGCCACg CTAGTAAATGCATCTTTGTCTTATTTTGTTCTTATGTATTCTGTGGGAAATTGa
- the LOC118646812 gene encoding odorant receptor 49b-like codes for MLIHFNASSCIGFITSVATGSMLFAYLQYACGVFKIASYRIKNAIEIYTQSINLKNKKLVYKSLIYGIHIHRKAIMFSEYLISNFEMSFMFLIAFGVLTLSLNTFRLFQILSSKYNIQELLLISIITFDCFTYMFFANFIGQEIIDHYNLIFITAYEIQWYITPLYIQKFILFLLLRGNKSFGLNVGGLFVSSLQCFATLANASLSYFVLMYSVGN; via the exons atgCTAATTCACTTCAATGCAAGTTCATGCATAGGATTTATCACATCGGTAGCAACAGGATCAATGCTCTTTGCATACCTTCAATATGCATGCGGAGTGTTTAAAATTGCTag ttatcgtattaaaaatgcaatagAAATTTAcacacaaagtattaatctaaaaaacaaaaaattggtttATAAGAGTCTTATTTATGGTATACATATTCATCGAAAAGCAATAAT gttttccgaatatttaatatctaattttgaGATGTCATTCatgtttttaatagcgttCGGAGTTCTTACTTTGAGTCTTAATACTTTCCGA CTTTTTCAGATTCTGTCATCTAAGTATAATATTCAGGAACTTTTATTAATCTCTATTATAACGTTTGATTGTTTTACGTACATGTTTTTCGCAAATTTTATCGGACAAGAAATTATAGATCACTATAATCTCATATTTATTACTGC ATACGAAATTCAATGGTATATAACTCcgttatatatacaaaagtttatactatttttattattaagaggCAATAAATCTTTTGGCTTGAATGTCGGTGGATTGTTCGTGTCGTCCTTACAATGTTTTGCCACg CTAGCAAACGCATCCTTGTCTTATTTTGTCCTTATGTATTCTGTGGGAAATTGA
- the LOC105833377 gene encoding uncharacterized protein LOC105833377 isoform X2, translated as MYFSIRTMISIVDKYFSLNRILLLLIGLWPYQKSKFSRFHLFCCYSAIATVIIFQLTTFLTSKYTANHMIKICSIVFGFTIFFIQYNSFCFNNDTIKFLMGQLQLIYNNLNDNNEIAIFERYGNISKRYTIAFIRRQLRNSENPEKWCARREVFFLPDLKKDEMIIMQYLRMIKIKLDLN; from the exons ATGTACTTTAGTATTAGAACAATGATCAGTATCGTAGACAAATATTTCAGTCTTAATCGTATTCTTTTGTTGCTAATTGGTCTATGGCCTtatcaaaaatcaaaattttcccgatttcatttattttgttgcTACAGTGCTATTGCAactgttattatatttcag ttaACAACATTTCTGACCTCAAAATATACTGCAAATCACATGATAAAGATTTGCTCTATAGTATTTGGTTttactatcttttttattcaatataattcgTTTTGCTTTAACAATGATACA ataaagtttttaatggGACAACTTCagcttatttataataatttaaatgataataatgaaatcGCCATCTTTGAAAGATatggaaatatttcaaaacgtTATACAATTGCGTTTATAA GAAGACAACTCAGAAATTCAGAAAATCCTGAAAAATGGTGTGCAAGGagagaagttttttttttaccagacttaaaaaaagatgaaatgaTTATTATGCAATACTtaagaatgataaaaattaaattagatcttaattaa
- the LOC105827967 gene encoding uncharacterized protein LOC105827967, with amino-acid sequence MIAGCVIVGATGTILVACLYHACGMFKIASYRIERAIQANVKNNINLQNEFLAHKRMVRAVDIHRKALTFSNDLISTFEISFMLLIAVGVLSLSLNIFRVFQIVLFGCNKEEFLVNFAIAVLITVYMFMANFIGQEIIDHNNHIFVTAYKVRWYTTPLRIQKLILFLLQRGNKSFGLCVGGLFVASLECFATLANASISYFTIMYSMRS; translated from the exons ATGATTGCTGGATGTGTCATTGTGGGAGCGACAGGGACAATTCTCGTTGCGTGTCTTTATCATGCCTGTGGAATGTTTAAAATTGCTag ttatCGCATTGAGAGAGCAATACAAGctaacgtaaaaaataatattaacttgcAAAACGAGTTTCTGGCTCATAAAAGGATGGTTCGTGCTGTGGATATTCATCGAAAAGCTTTAAC attttctaATGATCTAATATCCACATTTGAAATATCGTTTATGCTTTTAATAGCGGTCGGAGTGCTTAGTTTaagcttaaatatttttcga GTTTTTCAAATTGTGTTATTCGGATGTAATAAGGAggaatttttagttaattttgcaattgcaGTTCTAATCACTGTATATATGTTTATGGCTAATTTCATCGGACAAGAAATTATAGATCATAATAATCACATATTTGTCACTGC atataaagTGCGATGGTATACAACTCCTTTACGCATACAAAAGTTGATACTGTTTTTGCTGCAAAGAGGCAATAAGAGTTTTGGTTTATGTGTTGGTGGATTGTTCGTAGCATCCTTAGAATGTTTTGCCACG CTGGCCAATGCATCTATAtcttattttactattatgtATTCAATGCgatcataa
- the LOC105827989 gene encoding odorant receptor 49b isoform X1 — protein sequence MRYLYFIDNSRDKRILVFFILCIHTHFSISRRMISVADKHFNLNRNLLLLIGLWPYKNSKFARFHLFCCYSAIASIIIFQFTAFLTSKCTTDHIIKICSLLFGYISVAIQYNSFYINSNTIKFLMEYLQLIYSDLKDNNEIAIFEKYGNISKRYTIAFITCLLCSLFILINAQLWPDFIDIIFSVNESQPRRLSIAMEYFIDQEKYYYLMLIHFNASTCIGFFTLVATGSMLFAYLQHACGMFKIASYRIKNAIEIYIQSINLKNKNLVYKSLIYGIHLHRKAIMFSEYLISNFEMSFMFLIAFGVLTLSLNTFRLFQLLSFKFNIGEFSVACVATYSCFVYMFLANFIGQEIINHYNLIFITAYDVQWYITPLYIQKFILFLLLRGNKSFGLNVGGLFVSSLQCFATLVNASLSYFVLMYSMGN from the exons atgagatatttatatttcatagatAATAGTAGAGATAAGAGAattctcgttttttttattttatgtatacacaCGCACTTTAGTATTAGCAGAAGAATGATCAGTGTTGCAGATAAACATTTCAATCTTAATCGTAATCTTTTGTTACTAATTGGTCTATGGCCTtataaaaattcgaaatttgcccgatttcatttattttgttgcTACAGTGCTATTGCaagcattattatatttcag tttACAGCATTTTTGACTTCAAAATGTACTACAGatcacataataaaaatttgttctctATTATTTGGTTATATTAGCGTTGCTATTCAATATAATTCGTTTTACATTAATAGCAATACA ataaagtttttaatggaATACCTTCAGCTTATTTATAgtgatttaaaagataataatgaaatcgccatctttgaaaaatatggaaatatttcGAAACGTTATACGATTGCGTTTATAA CATGTCTTCTTtgcagtttatttattttaattaacgcgCAATTGTGGCcagattttattgatattattttctccGTAAATGAGTCTCAACCACGGCGTCTGTCAATCGCAATGGAATACTTTATTGATCAAGagaaatattactatttaatgCTAATCCACTTCAATGCAAGTACATGCATAGGATTTTTCACATTAGTAGCAACAGGATCAATGCTCTTTGCATATCTTCAACATGCATGTGGAATGTTTAAAATTGCTAG ttatcgtattaaaaatgcaatagaaatttatatacaaagtattaatctaaaaaacaaaaatttggtttataaaAGTCTTATTTATGGTATACATCTTCATCGAAAGGCAATAAT gTTTTccgaatatttaatatctaattttgaGATGTCATTCatgtttttaatagcgttCGGAGTTCTTACTTTGAGTCTTAATACTTTCCGa CTTTTTCAGTTGCTGTcatttaagtttaatattgGTGAATTTTCAGTAGCATGTGTTGCAACATATAGTTGTTTTGTGTACATGTTCTTAGCCAATTTTATCGgacaagaaattataaatcactataatcttatatttattactgc ATACGATGTTCAATGGTACATAACtccattatatatacaaaaatttatattatttttattattaagaggCAATAAATCTTTTGGCTTGAATGTCGGTGGATTGTTCGTGTCGTCTTTACAATGTTTTGCTAcg CTGGTAAACGCATCCTTGTCTTATTTTGTTCTTATGTATTCCATGGGaaattga
- the LOC105827989 gene encoding odorant receptor 43a isoform X2 gives MHVECLKLLAFGVLTLSLNTFRLFQLLSFKFNIGEFSVACVATYSCFVYMFLANFIGQEIINHYNLIFITAYDVQWYITPLYIQKFILFLLLRGNKSFGLNVGGLFVSSLQCFATLVNASLSYFVLMYSMGN, from the exons ATGCATGTGGAATGTTTAAAATTGCTAG cgttCGGAGTTCTTACTTTGAGTCTTAATACTTTCCGa CTTTTTCAGTTGCTGTcatttaagtttaatattgGTGAATTTTCAGTAGCATGTGTTGCAACATATAGTTGTTTTGTGTACATGTTCTTAGCCAATTTTATCGgacaagaaattataaatcactataatcttatatttattactgc ATACGATGTTCAATGGTACATAACtccattatatatacaaaaatttatattatttttattattaagaggCAATAAATCTTTTGGCTTGAATGTCGGTGGATTGTTCGTGTCGTCTTTACAATGTTTTGCTAcg CTGGTAAACGCATCCTTGTCTTATTTTGTTCTTATGTATTCCATGGGaaattga